Below is a genomic region from Capricornis sumatraensis isolate serow.1 chromosome 17, serow.2, whole genome shotgun sequence.
tttgaagtgtggtgttggagaagactcttgagagtcccttggactacagggagatccaaccagtccattctgaaggagatcagccctgggatttctttggaaggaatgatgctaaagctgaaactccagtactttggccaccccatatgaagagttgactcattggaaaagactttgatgctgggagggattgggggcaggaggagaaggggacgacagaggatgagatggctggatggcatcactgactcaatggacgtgagtctgagtgaagtctgggagttggtgatggacagggaggcctggcgtgctgcgattcctggggtcgcaaagagtcggacacgactgagcgactggactgaactgaactgcagccaTTCTGCACTCTGACCACCAGAGGGCGCCATGGACCGAGCTAAGCGCTCCCCTTTGCGGTCTCGTTCCTCCAGACAGGTTGCTGTCATCAAGGGCTTGCCGGTCAGACAACAAGGCTAGGGGTGAACCGTGTCCCAGGGGACAGGAGCTTCCACAGAGGAGGAAGCTGTCAGCAAAGGGGCTCACTCACAGCGGGCTGTGGGCACCTGTGATCCTTGCACACTTGGACTCCAGAGCTCAGAGAGGAGTACAGAGCTTGGAATTCTGATCAGTCTGTCCTGCTTCTGGGGTGTGCTGTTTACCCGGCCCTGAGCTCAGAGAGCAGCCCGTCTGTTCCGATGGGAAAGCCAAGACCCAGGCAGGGGCAAAAGCTTAGTGGCAGCTGCTCTGGCTCCCGGCCCACCTACAGCTCTCTGTCCGGCCAGCGGGGGCAGAGGGTGGACCCCAGGAAAGTTCAGCTGTGAGTCACCTCTGAGGGCCCAGGGGATGGGACATAGAGCGGCCGGCGGGACCCTGCTTCTGCAGCTGCGGGTGGCCGTGGCCGTGGTGATTCAGCTTCCCTCTGCCTGCCTGGAGGGGGGCCCGCCCCGGGCTGGGAGACGGAGGAGGGGTTAGGGTTAAGGAACGGGGGAGGGGCATTTTGGGGCCCGGTGGGCCAATTCTTCTGGATGCTGAGGTCCCACGGGATAACTGTGGCCAGAGATTAGGTGGTCCCGAGACTGGACTAGGTTGGAGTCTGCTGCGGGGTTGGGGGGTCCTTGAAGATGGAATCTCCTGAGAGGTTAGGAGTTTTTCATCAGGAAGATACCCCTCTGTGTTCGTCTCTATTGGGGGGCTTGCCTTGGCGCTGGGTGGGGCGGGGCCTGATACCCCACTGATGCGGGGAGGAGGACAGACAGGCTGACCACTCCGGCTGGAGCGGGGTGGTCTGCGGACGGAGGAGGAGCCCCGAGCGGgcggcgtgggggcggggcgagaCGGCCCTCCGGAGGCGGGGCCTGACCCGAGGTGGCGGCCCCCGGCTTGGCCCAGTTTTCCGGGTGGGGCGCGTGGGGCGGCCGCGGAGGCGGGGCCTAGAGTGCGGAGCCTCGCTCTCCGCCCGAGCCTGGCGGGAGCCACCGCCGCTGCAGCCGGAGCCGCCGGGAGCCGGAGCCACAGCGCAGGCCCTGCCGGAGCCGAGCTGAGCCGAACTCGCCGCCTGACACCGGCCGGAGCGCGGGGCCGGCGCGTCTGCCCGCTGCTGGGCCTGGGCAGTGTCGGACGCAGCGAACCGGACCCACCGGCACCAACCCGGCGCGGGAGCCCGGATCGCCCCCCACCAGGCCTGGCGTGAACTAGCCGGAGGACCCGGGGACTGGACCGAAGAGAAAAGGGATGGAGGATTCAGTCTAAGCGTAGCGTGGGCACTCGGGCGGGAGGAGAGTGGAGACTTCGCCTGGCACGGGCAGAGGTGCCCGGCGCTTACTAGGCCAGGCTCGAGCACCAGAGAGCCTGGCATCCCAGCTGAAGCGACCTGGGCTCTGGTCTCCCCGCGCTGAGGACACCGCACAGCTCCTGGACCTCCGCTGCCGCAGGCTGGGCGCCAGAGGCTGTGCCCGCACCTGCCTGAGACGGGGCTGGTCCAAGGTAGGGCTCTCTGGTGGCCCAGAGCTGGTCACCGGGGAGCCGGCCTCTTGCCGCGGCCCCACTGGTACCCATGTGCCGTTGCCCGCCGGAGCACCATGACGGCAGGATGACCTCTGCCGAGGCAGTGGCGGTGGCTGGCGGCGCTCGGTGGGCCGGGTCCACCGAGTGGCCCCCTGACACCCCGCAGGCCCTTCGGCGCCCTGGCCGGGCCCGGGTGGCCGTGGCCGCGCTGGTGTGGTTGCTGGCGGGAGCCAGCATGTCGAGCCTCAACAAGTGGATTTTCACGGTGCACGGCTTCGGGCGGCCCCTGCTGCTGTCGGCGCTGCACATGCTGGCGGCCGCGGGGGCCTGCCACCGGGGGGCGCGGCGCCCCTTGCCCGGGCAGACCCGCCGCCAGGTGCTGCTGCTCAGCCTCACCTTCGGAGCCTCGATGGCTTGCGGCAACGTGGGCCTGAGCGCCGTGCCCCTGGACCTGGCGCAGCTGGCCACCACCACCACGCCGCTCATCACGCTGGCCCTGTCTGCGCTGCTGCTCGGCCGGCGCCACCACCCGCTGCAGTTTGCGGCCATGGGTCCGCTCTGCCTGGGGGCCGCTTGCAGCCTGGCGGGAGAGCTCCGGACGCCCCCAGCTGGCTGCGGTTTCCTGCTGGCCGCCACCTGCCTCCGTGGCCTCAAGTCCATTCAGCAGAGTGAGTAACCTAAGTCACTGGTTGAGGAGGTGGGAACCCAGGTGGGACTGTGGGAGTGCGGCCTGGGGAACCCTGTGAGGGGGTATGGCCGCTATCCCATTTAACTGATGACCAAACCGAGGCATGTGGCTTTGGAAGAGgcaggaactgaggctcagaaagggtcAACTGCTCAGTGATTTCCAGGCCTCAAACTTAGGCTCTAGAGGCCCAGCTGGTTTTGTCCCCATTTGACACATAGAGGGGCTTGCCCTGGGCCATGTAAGCAGCCGAGGCAGAACCCagtcagactgtaaagaatctgcctccaatacaagagacccaggtccaatccctgggtggggaagatcccctggagaagggcatggcaacccactccagtattcttgcttggaaagtcccatggatggaggagcctggcgggctaccgtccatgggggttccaaagagttgggcccaactgagtggctttcacttcactCCGGCAGAGTCCATGCTGTCCTAGTGATGTGGCATAAGACTGTGGACCCAGAGGGAGGCTTGACAGTGGGAACtggtgggagagaaagagggcAAGATGGTAAACCAGGATTTGGAAGTGGGGCGGAGGGTGGGGCTTGCTAAGTCTGGGAAGGGGTGGTGTCTTCTGGGAACTGCAGTGTAACAGGCCCTATACTAGGTGTTTACTTtgagttgtcatggcaaccactactttcatccccattttacagatgatggaactgagacccagagaaattCATGATTTGCCCAGAGTCACGCAGCTCCAAAGGACCAGAATCCTGGTCCATGTGACTCTGGACCTTAGCTCTGGTGGAAGGGGGTTGGGGGCTCTGGGCAAAGGGTAGGGTGGAGATTCCAAACCCAGACCCTGCGAAATCACTCTGCTGGAGGGAGGCGATCACTTTCCTGCCTGTCCTACTGAGGGTTCTTCGAGTCACAGTCCCCACCCTGTCTCTGCGCCTACTCAGGGTAGGGAGGCCTGCGTTCCAGCCACATGTGGGCTCATAATTCCCGAGTGACCTGGGGCGGATCTGGAGcttgtctgagcctcagtctgcCTGTCTGTTTGGTGGAGGAGGTCAGAGTTGACAGAGTCCCAGgactttcttctctccctcccttgcgGCTCTGAGATCCTATGACCCAGGCCTGGAAGAGGGAAAAGGTTGTTCCAAGGGCACTGGGCTGGGGTTAGGGCAACCTGCAGCCAGGAAAGGTTGAAGTCAGAGCTCAGGCCTGCCCTGGAATCAGGACCCAGAGGCTCTGTCCCCATCTTCCTGGGCCCTGAGGCAGGGCCAAAGCCCAGTTCTATTTTTGCCTTAAGGTTACTTGAGAGCTGGGGCCTGAGCTCTGGGCATGAGTCAGTGGGAAACTTGACCTTGTGCCCCGCCCTGAGCAGGGCCAGAAGGCCGGGAAGGCCTCAACCTAATGCCCACACCACACCTGCTGAGGCCCAGCCTCCTCACCCGAGAAGAGCACCGGCCAGCAGGACAGGCTGTGGCCGGCCAGGCCTCGGGCACACGGACAAGGGCTGGCAGGTGCCTGGCATCAGGCACGTTAGCCTCCTCGGCTCTGCCAGCTCCCTCCTTGTCGCCTGCCTGCCCCTGAGGCAGGTTGGATGCTGGCTCCGGGCTCCCACAGGGCCCTCTGTGTCCCCGTCAGGACTCCATGTGCCTTGTATTGATATTATAGCCACTTGGTTACCTGTCTGCCTCCCACCAGGCAGGAGCTCCGAGAGGGCATGGTTTAGCTTTGGGGCAGCTCCATGTCCCCAGCACTTGACTTGGGGCCTGGCGCAGGCAAGGTACCACTTAAATGGTGAATTTGTTAATGGTCTGATGGAAGAATTGGTAGGCTGCTTAAGCTGCTTGGCTCAGGATGCTAAGGAGAGAGCTTAGGAGGCTAACAGAGATGGGAGCCCAGCACAGAGGTGGGTCAGAACAGACTGGAGGCCAGGGATGAGGTGGGTTTTGGACAAGAGGTTCCTACTCGCAGACTTTCCAAGAAAGTCACCAGGGCCAATTTAGACTAGAATGTGAGTGACTGACACCAGCTCCTTTCCTGATGGCACACTCCAAGGGAGCAGAGGATGAAAGTCCAGGTCGAGGAGTACCCAGCAGCTTGCCTCCTTCCTGGGCCAGTTGCTGGCCTGGGGGGGACCACACGTGGAGAGGAGTGATGCTGCCTCTCTCCTCACAGAAAGGCTGGGAGACGGGTGCCAGCGCACTGAGACTTGTCCTCAGCCACACCCACCTGCATCACCTGACCCCATTCCCATCCGCTGGGCTCTCAGGCTGGTGGGGAGACACCC
It encodes:
- the SLC35E4 gene encoding solute carrier family 35 member E4, with protein sequence MCRCPPEHHDGRMTSAEAVAVAGGARWAGSTEWPPDTPQALRRPGRARVAVAALVWLLAGASMSSLNKWIFTVHGFGRPLLLSALHMLAAAGACHRGARRPLPGQTRRQVLLLSLTFGASMACGNVGLSAVPLDLAQLATTTTPLITLALSALLLGRRHHPLQFAAMGPLCLGAACSLAGELRTPPAGCGFLLAATCLRGLKSIQQSALLQEERLDAVTLLYATSLPSFCLLAGAALVLEAGVAPPPAPTDSRLWACVLLSCLLSVLYNLASFSLLALTSALTVHVLGNLTVVGNLVLSRLLFGSRLSTLSYVGVALTLSGMFLYHNCEFVASWATRRGFRQRDQPGKGL